One Mycobacterium marseillense DNA window includes the following coding sequences:
- a CDS encoding NADP-dependent isocitrate dehydrogenase: MSAEKPTVIYTLTDEAPLLATYAFLPIVRAFAEPAGIEIKTSDISVAARILAEFPEHLTEEQRVPDNLAELGRLTKLADTNIIKLPNISASVPQLIAAVKELQGKGFKVPDFPQSPKTDEDKEIRARYAKCLGSAVNPVLRQGNSDRRAPKAVKEYARKHPHSMAPWSPASRTHVATMKGGDFYHGEKSMTLDRARNVKMELETESGETIVLKPMVSLRNADVIDSMFMSKKALVEFYEEQMQDAYETGVMFSLHVKATMMKVSHPIVFGHAVKIFYKEAFAKHQELFDELGVDVNNGLVDLYSKIESLPASLHEEIIRDLHACHEHRPELAMVDSAKGITNFHSPSDVIVDASMPAMIRAGGKMWGADGRQKDTKAVNPESTFSRIYQEIINFCKTHGQFDPTTMGTVPNVGLMAQQAEEYGSHDKTFEIPEGGVANIVDLDTGEVLLTQNVEAGDIWRMPIVRDEAIRDWVKLAVTRARNSGMTVVFWLDTERPHEVELRKKVKEYLKEHDTEGLDINIMPQVWAMRYTLERAMRGQDTIAATGNILRDYLTDLFPILELGTSAKMLSIVPLMAGGGMYETGAGGSAPKHVHQLVEENHLRWDSLGEFLALGACFEDVGIKNDNERAKLLGKTLDSAIGKLLDNNKSPSRKTGELDNRGSQYYLALYWAAELAAQNDDEELRDRFAALAESLAENEDTIVAELAEVQGESVDIGGYYYPDSEKTTAVMRPSKTFNEVLAAAQG, encoded by the coding sequence GTGAGCGCCGAGAAGCCGACCGTCATCTACACGCTGACCGACGAGGCGCCACTGCTGGCGACCTACGCGTTCCTGCCGATCGTGCGTGCCTTCGCCGAACCCGCGGGCATCGAGATCAAGACCAGCGACATCTCGGTGGCGGCCCGGATCCTCGCCGAATTCCCCGAACACCTCACCGAGGAGCAGCGGGTCCCCGACAACCTGGCGGAGTTGGGCCGGCTGACGAAGCTGGCCGACACCAACATCATCAAGCTGCCGAACATCAGCGCCTCGGTGCCGCAGCTGATCGCCGCTGTCAAGGAGCTGCAGGGCAAGGGGTTCAAGGTTCCGGACTTTCCGCAGAGCCCGAAGACCGACGAGGACAAGGAAATTCGCGCCCGCTATGCCAAGTGCCTGGGCAGCGCGGTGAACCCGGTACTGCGGCAAGGCAACTCGGACCGACGCGCTCCGAAGGCCGTCAAGGAATACGCCCGCAAGCACCCGCACAGCATGGCTCCCTGGTCGCCGGCGTCGCGGACCCACGTCGCGACCATGAAGGGCGGCGACTTCTACCACGGCGAGAAGTCGATGACGCTGGACCGCGCGCGCAACGTGAAGATGGAGCTCGAGACCGAAAGCGGCGAGACGATCGTGCTCAAGCCGATGGTGTCGCTGCGCAACGCCGACGTCATCGACTCCATGTTCATGAGCAAGAAGGCGCTCGTCGAGTTCTACGAGGAGCAGATGCAGGACGCCTACGAGACCGGCGTGATGTTCTCGTTGCACGTCAAGGCGACGATGATGAAGGTCTCCCACCCCATCGTGTTCGGGCACGCCGTGAAGATCTTCTACAAGGAGGCCTTCGCCAAACATCAGGAGCTCTTCGACGAACTCGGCGTCGACGTCAACAACGGATTGGTCGACCTGTACAGCAAGATCGAGTCGCTCCCGGCGTCGCTGCACGAGGAGATCATCCGCGACCTGCACGCGTGCCACGAGCACCGGCCCGAGCTGGCGATGGTCGATTCGGCCAAGGGCATCACCAACTTTCACTCGCCCAGCGACGTGATCGTCGACGCGTCGATGCCGGCGATGATCCGCGCGGGCGGCAAGATGTGGGGCGCCGACGGGCGGCAGAAGGACACCAAGGCCGTCAACCCCGAGTCCACGTTCTCGCGGATCTACCAAGAGATCATCAACTTCTGTAAGACCCATGGGCAATTCGATCCGACGACGATGGGCACGGTCCCCAACGTCGGGCTGATGGCACAGCAGGCCGAGGAGTACGGCTCGCACGACAAGACCTTCGAGATCCCCGAGGGCGGGGTCGCCAACATCGTCGACCTCGACACCGGGGAAGTCCTGCTGACCCAGAACGTGGAGGCCGGCGACATCTGGCGCATGCCCATCGTCCGCGACGAAGCGATCCGTGACTGGGTCAAGCTGGCCGTCACTCGGGCGCGCAACTCGGGCATGACGGTGGTGTTCTGGCTGGACACCGAACGCCCGCACGAGGTGGAGCTGCGCAAGAAGGTCAAGGAGTACCTCAAGGAACACGACACCGAGGGCCTGGACATCAACATCATGCCGCAGGTGTGGGCCATGCGATACACGCTGGAGCGCGCGATGCGCGGCCAGGACACCATCGCCGCCACCGGAAACATCCTGCGCGACTACCTCACTGACCTGTTCCCGATCCTGGAGCTGGGCACCAGCGCCAAGATGCTGTCCATCGTGCCGTTGATGGCCGGCGGCGGAATGTACGAGACCGGTGCGGGCGGTTCGGCGCCCAAGCACGTCCACCAACTGGTCGAGGAGAATCACCTGCGCTGGGATTCGCTCGGTGAATTTCTCGCCCTGGGAGCGTGTTTCGAGGACGTCGGTATCAAGAACGACAACGAGCGCGCCAAGCTGCTGGGCAAGACGCTGGATTCCGCGATCGGAAAGCTGTTGGACAACAACAAGAGTCCGTCGCGCAAGACCGGTGAACTCGACAACCGTGGCAGCCAGTACTATCTGGCGCTGTACTGGGCGGCCGAACTCGCCGCGCAGAACGACGACGAGGAGTTGCGCGACCGTTTCGCCGCGCTGGCCGAGTCGTTGGCCGAGAACGAGGACACCATCGTGGCCGAACTCGCCGAAGTGCAGGGTGAGTCGGTCGACATCGGCGGGTACTACTACCCGGACAGCGAGAAGACGACGGCAGTGATGCGGCCGAGCAAGACGTTCAACGAGGTGTTAGCGGCCGCGCAAGGCTGA
- a CDS encoding bifunctional o-acetylhomoserine/o-acetylserine sulfhydrylase: MSSDSPSSNGTTSDNTDPTAHWSFETKQVHAGQQPDAATNARALPIYQTTSYVFDDTTHAAALFGLEVPGNIYTRIGNPTTDVVEQRIAALEGGVAALFLSSGQAAATFAILNIACAGDHIVSSPRLYGGTYNLFHYSLAKLGIDVSFVEDPDDLESWRSAARPNTKAFFAETISNPQIDILDIPGVAGVAHDTGVPLIVDNTVATPYLIQPFKHGADIVVHSATKYLGGHGSAIAGVVVDGGTFDWTQGRFPGFTTPDPSYHGVVFAELGPPAYALKARVQLLRDLGSAAAPFNAFLVAQGIETLSLRVERHVANAQRVAEFLAAHEGVLSVNYAGLPSSPWHERAKKLAPKGAGAVLSFELAGGVDAGKAFVNALQLHSHVANIGDVRSLVIHPASTTHAQLSPQEQLSTGVSPGLVRLAVGIEGIEDILADLELGFAAAAKFGAAAGAGTDPQAVAAF; this comes from the coding sequence GTGAGTTCCGACAGTCCTTCGTCCAACGGCACTACCAGCGACAACACCGACCCGACCGCGCATTGGTCATTCGAGACCAAGCAGGTGCACGCCGGGCAGCAGCCCGACGCGGCCACCAACGCCCGCGCCCTGCCGATCTACCAGACCACCTCGTACGTCTTCGACGACACCACGCACGCCGCCGCCCTGTTCGGGCTCGAAGTTCCGGGCAACATCTACACCCGCATCGGCAACCCGACCACCGACGTCGTCGAGCAGCGCATCGCCGCGCTCGAGGGCGGCGTGGCGGCGCTGTTTTTGAGCTCCGGCCAGGCGGCGGCCACCTTCGCCATCTTGAACATCGCGTGTGCCGGAGATCACATCGTCTCGAGCCCCAGGCTCTACGGCGGGACCTACAACCTGTTCCACTACTCGCTGGCCAAGCTCGGAATCGACGTCAGCTTCGTGGAGGACCCCGACGATCTCGAGTCGTGGCGGTCCGCGGCGCGGCCGAACACCAAGGCTTTCTTCGCCGAGACCATCTCCAACCCGCAGATCGACATCCTCGACATTCCCGGCGTCGCCGGGGTCGCCCACGACACCGGCGTTCCGCTGATCGTCGACAACACGGTCGCCACGCCCTACCTGATCCAGCCGTTCAAGCATGGCGCGGACATCGTCGTGCACTCGGCCACCAAGTACCTCGGCGGTCACGGCTCGGCGATCGCCGGGGTCGTCGTCGACGGTGGCACCTTCGATTGGACGCAGGGTCGTTTCCCGGGATTCACCACCCCCGACCCGAGCTACCACGGCGTGGTGTTCGCCGAACTCGGTCCGCCGGCCTACGCGCTCAAGGCGCGCGTGCAGCTGCTGCGTGACCTCGGTTCGGCCGCCGCGCCGTTCAACGCGTTCCTGGTCGCCCAGGGCATCGAGACGCTGAGCCTGCGCGTCGAGCGGCACGTCGCCAACGCCCAGCGTGTGGCCGAGTTCTTGGCCGCCCACGAGGGCGTGCTCTCGGTGAACTACGCGGGGTTGCCCAGCTCGCCGTGGCATGAGCGGGCAAAGAAGCTGGCGCCCAAGGGAGCCGGGGCGGTGCTGTCGTTCGAGCTGGCCGGCGGCGTCGACGCGGGCAAGGCCTTCGTCAACGCGCTGCAGTTGCACAGCCACGTCGCCAACATCGGTGACGTGCGTTCCCTGGTGATCCATCCGGCGTCCACGACGCACGCCCAGCTGTCCCCGCAGGAGCAGCTGAGCACCGGGGTCAGCCCGGGCCTGGTGCGGCTGGCCGTCGGCATCGAGGGGATCGAGGACATCCTGGCCGACCTGGAACTCGGCTTCGCCGCGGCAGCCAAATTCGGCGCGGCCGCGGGGGCCGGCACGGATCCGCAGGCCGTGGCGGCGTTCTAA
- a CDS encoding class I SAM-dependent methyltransferase, whose protein sequence is MTRSRHNRSLSFGSAAAAYERGRPSYPPEAIDWLLPVGARQVLDLGAGTGKLTTRLVERGLDVVAVDPIPDMLEVLRTSLPETRALLGTAEEIPLEDNSVDVVLVAQAWHWVDPERAIPEVARVLRPGGRLGLVWNTRDERLGWVRELGRIIGSDGDGGRTQVKLPEPFTDLAQHRVEWTSYLTPQALIDLVASRSYCITSPTEVRSRTLDEVRELLATHPALANTTGLALPYITMCTRATLAG, encoded by the coding sequence GTGACCCGCTCGCGGCACAACCGCTCCCTGTCATTCGGCTCGGCGGCCGCGGCCTATGAGCGTGGCCGCCCCTCCTATCCCCCCGAAGCGATCGACTGGCTGCTGCCGGTCGGGGCGCGTCAAGTGCTCGACCTGGGTGCCGGCACCGGCAAGCTGACGACCCGGTTGGTGGAGCGCGGCCTGGACGTGGTGGCCGTCGACCCGATCCCGGACATGCTGGAGGTGTTGCGGACCTCGCTGCCCGAGACCCGCGCCTTGCTGGGCACGGCGGAAGAGATTCCGTTGGAAGACAACAGCGTTGATGTGGTGCTGGTGGCCCAGGCCTGGCATTGGGTGGACCCCGAGCGCGCGATACCCGAGGTGGCCCGCGTGCTGCGTCCGGGCGGTCGGCTGGGCCTGGTGTGGAACACCCGCGACGAACGGCTCGGCTGGGTGCGCGAACTGGGCCGGATCATCGGCAGCGACGGCGACGGCGGCCGCACCCAGGTGAAGCTGCCCGAGCCCTTCACCGACCTCGCGCAGCACCGGGTCGAGTGGACGAGTTACCTTACGCCGCAAGCATTGATCGACCTCGTCGCGTCGCGCAGCTACTGCATCACCTCACCGACCGAGGTCCGTTCCAGAACGCTCGACGAGGTGCGCGAGTTGCTGGCCACCCATCCGGCGCTGGCGAATACGACCGGCCTGGCGCTGCCCTATATCACCATGTGCACCCGGGCGACGCTGGCCGGCTGA
- a CDS encoding NADP-dependent isocitrate dehydrogenase, protein MSSPGSKEAKIKVKGRVVELDGDEMTRVIWKLIKDQLILPHLDIDLDYYDLGIEHRDRTGDQVTIDAAYAIKKHGVGVKCATITPDEARVQEFNLKKMWLSPNGTIRNILGGTIFREPIVISNVPRLVPGWTKPIVIGRHAFGDQYRATNFKVDKPGTVAITFTPADGSEPMVHEMVSIPDDGGVVMGMYNFKDSVRDFARATFKYGLNAKWPVYLSTKNTILKAYDGMFKDEFQRIYDEEFKEQFEAEGLTYEHRLIDDMVAACLKWEGGYVWACKNYDGDVQSDAIAQGYGSLGLMTSVLMTADGKTVEAEAAHGTVTRHFRQYQAGKPTSTNPIASIFAWTRGLAHRGKLDDTPEVIEFAQRLETVVVSTVESGKMTKDLAILIGPDQKWQQSEQFLDSIAENLEKELAS, encoded by the coding sequence ATGTCGAGCCCGGGTTCCAAAGAGGCCAAGATCAAGGTCAAGGGCCGCGTGGTCGAGCTCGACGGCGACGAGATGACCCGCGTCATCTGGAAGCTGATCAAGGACCAGCTGATCCTTCCGCACCTCGACATCGATCTGGACTACTACGACCTGGGCATCGAGCACCGCGACCGCACCGGCGACCAGGTGACGATCGACGCGGCCTACGCCATCAAGAAGCACGGCGTGGGGGTCAAGTGCGCGACGATCACCCCGGACGAGGCCCGCGTCCAGGAGTTCAATCTCAAGAAGATGTGGCTGTCGCCCAACGGGACGATCCGGAACATCCTGGGCGGCACCATCTTCCGCGAACCGATCGTCATCTCCAACGTGCCGCGCCTGGTTCCGGGCTGGACGAAGCCGATCGTCATCGGTCGCCACGCGTTCGGCGACCAGTACCGGGCGACCAACTTCAAGGTCGACAAGCCCGGCACCGTCGCCATCACGTTCACCCCCGCCGACGGTAGCGAGCCGATGGTGCACGAGATGGTTTCCATTCCCGACGACGGCGGCGTGGTGATGGGGATGTACAACTTCAAGGACTCCGTGCGCGACTTCGCGCGCGCGACGTTCAAGTACGGCCTGAACGCCAAGTGGCCGGTGTATCTGTCGACCAAGAACACCATCCTCAAGGCCTACGACGGCATGTTCAAAGACGAGTTCCAGCGCATCTACGACGAGGAATTCAAGGAGCAGTTCGAGGCCGAGGGCCTGACCTACGAGCACCGGCTGATCGACGACATGGTCGCCGCCTGCCTCAAGTGGGAGGGCGGGTACGTGTGGGCGTGCAAGAACTACGACGGCGACGTGCAGTCCGACGCCATCGCCCAGGGCTACGGCTCGCTGGGGCTGATGACCTCGGTGCTGATGACGGCCGACGGCAAGACGGTCGAGGCCGAGGCCGCGCACGGCACCGTCACCCGGCACTTCCGCCAGTACCAGGCCGGCAAGCCGACTTCGACCAACCCGATCGCCTCGATCTTCGCGTGGACGCGGGGGCTGGCGCACCGCGGAAAGCTGGACGACACCCCCGAGGTGATCGAGTTCGCGCAGCGGCTGGAAACCGTCGTCGTCTCCACCGTCGAGAGCGGGAAGATGACGAAGGATCTCGCCATCCTCATCGGACCCGACCAAAAGTGGCAGCAGAGCGAGCAATTCCTCGACTCGATCGCCGAGAACCTGGAAAAGGAACTGGCTAGCTAG
- the metX gene encoding homoserine O-acetyltransferase MetX — translation MTTSNVPTQTLPDEGEIGFVHIGALTTESGAVIDDVHIAVQRWGELSPTRDNVVVVLHALTGDSHITGPAGPGHPTGGWWDEMVGPGAPIDTDRWCAVATNVLGGCRGSTGPSSRTRDGKPWGSRFPRISIRDQVQADVAALAALGIDEVAAVVGGSMGGARALEWIVGHPNRVRAGLLLAVGARATADQIGTQSTQIAAIKADPNWQGGDYHDTGVAPEAGLAIARRFAHLTYRGEVELDTRFANDGQSDEDPADGGRYAVQSYLEYQGDKLLERFDAGSYVVLTEALNSHDVGRGRGGVAKALRGCPVPVVVGGIRSDRLYPLRLQEELAEQLPGCTALQVVDSVCGHDGFLVESDAVGELIRKTLVLADTDSTEGTSQR, via the coding sequence ATGACGACCTCCAACGTGCCCACCCAAACGTTGCCCGACGAAGGCGAAATCGGCTTTGTCCACATCGGCGCGCTGACCACCGAAAGCGGCGCGGTGATCGACGACGTGCACATCGCCGTCCAGCGCTGGGGCGAGTTGTCGCCGACACGCGACAACGTGGTCGTGGTGCTGCACGCCCTGACCGGTGACTCGCACATCACCGGGCCGGCCGGGCCCGGACATCCCACCGGCGGCTGGTGGGACGAGATGGTCGGGCCGGGCGCGCCGATCGACACCGACCGCTGGTGCGCGGTGGCCACCAATGTGCTTGGCGGTTGCCGCGGGTCGACCGGTCCCAGTTCGCGTACCCGCGACGGAAAGCCCTGGGGCTCAAGGTTCCCGCGGATTTCGATCCGCGACCAGGTGCAGGCCGACGTCGCCGCCTTGGCCGCGCTGGGGATCGACGAGGTCGCCGCCGTCGTCGGTGGATCCATGGGTGGCGCAAGGGCTTTGGAGTGGATCGTCGGTCACCCGAACCGGGTCCGGGCCGGGCTGCTGCTGGCCGTGGGCGCGCGCGCCACCGCCGACCAGATCGGCACCCAGTCCACCCAGATCGCGGCCATCAAGGCCGACCCGAATTGGCAGGGCGGCGACTATCACGACACCGGAGTGGCTCCCGAAGCCGGGCTGGCCATCGCGCGGCGCTTCGCGCACCTGACCTATCGCGGTGAGGTCGAGCTCGACACCCGCTTCGCCAATGACGGTCAGAGCGACGAGGATCCGGCCGATGGCGGCCGCTACGCGGTGCAGAGCTATCTGGAGTACCAGGGCGACAAGCTGCTGGAGCGCTTCGACGCGGGCAGCTACGTGGTGTTGACCGAGGCGCTGAACAGTCACGACGTCGGCCGGGGGCGCGGTGGGGTGGCCAAGGCGCTGCGCGGCTGCCCGGTGCCGGTGGTGGTGGGCGGCATCAGGTCCGACCGGCTGTACCCGCTGCGTTTGCAGGAGGAGCTGGCCGAGCAGCTGCCGGGCTGCACCGCTTTGCAGGTGGTCGACTCCGTCTGCGGGCACGACGGCTTCCTGGTGGAATCCGACGCGGTCGGCGAATTGATCCGCAAGACACTGGTGTTGGCCGACACGGACAGCACGGAAGGCACGTCGCAACGGTGA